From a single Eleginops maclovinus isolate JMC-PN-2008 ecotype Puerto Natales chromosome 20, JC_Emac_rtc_rv5, whole genome shotgun sequence genomic region:
- the gnl3 gene encoding LOW QUALITY PROTEIN: guanine nucleotide-binding protein-like 3 (The sequence of the model RefSeq protein was modified relative to this genomic sequence to represent the inferred CDS: inserted 1 base in 1 codon) codes for MKRPKLKKASKRVSCSKRYKIQKKVRDHTRKLRKELKKNGGPSKRPKKDPGVPNSAPFKEEVLREAEQRRQEIEEIKERKKQAKKVQRAQKRKREKQTGEKQTEPTAKKPLKEVVEKQPEIQPSPFKGTKQYLCSELNKVIDASDVIIEVLDARDPLGCRCPQLEEAVLQREGNKKLLLVLSKIDLVPKENVEKWIQCLQLEFPVVAFKASTQIQHKTVRARKSRIVASNEILDRSRAAACCGNGCLAEFLISYAAKTETESSLKVGVVGFPNVGKSSLINSMKGLLACNAGVTRGLTKSMQEVSIQKNMKLIDSPGVMAAPSNPPASMALRSLQVEEGEVSVLEAVRTLLKQCDHSQIMLQYNIPDFRNSLEFLTLFAKKRGFLQKGGIPNTEQAATAFLADWTGAKLSYHCKASENHTLPDYMSAAVVAEMQNGWXSNILKTGNEETLKDVKFPSQAGSIGFTSKGPTAGLLSIDDVSEEKPADAVSERAEQIVENNQPEQTPEEANETKADEPPIKRNPGRVQFESVPIDISLSTAGDAYDFNTDFK; via the exons agttAAAGAAAGCAAGTAAGCGGGTGTCATGCTCCAAACGctataaaatacagaaaaag gTCCGGGATCACACCAGAAAACTAAGAAAAGAGTTGAAAAAGAACGGAGGACCGAGCAAACGGCCGAAGAAAGATCCCGGCGTGCCCAACAGCGCTCCCTTCAAAGAGGAGGTCCTCCGCGAGGCCGagcagaggaggcaggag attgaagaaataaaagagagaaaaaaacaagctaaaaaAGTTCAGCGGGCccagaagagaaaaagggagaaacagaccggagaaaaacaaacagaacccACAGCCAAGAAGCCTCTGAAg gAAGTGGTTGAAAAACAGCCAGAGATACAGCCCAGCCCATTCAAGGGCACAAAACAGTACCTCTGTTCTGAATTAAATAAG GTAATAGATGCATCTGATGTCATAATAGAAGTCCTTGATGCACGTGATCCACTGGGGTGCAGATGTCCACAGCTAGAAGAGGCAGTGCTGCAGAGGGAAGGCAACAAGAAACTCCTATTGGTTTTAAGCAAAATAG ATCTGGtaccaaaagaaaatgtggagaAGTGGATACAGTGCTTACAGCTGGAGTTTCCAGTTGTGGCGTTCAAAGCATCAACACAGATCCAGCACAAAACAGTG CGAGCCAGGAAGAGCAGGATAGTAGCCTCCAATGAAATCCTGGACAGATCCCGAGCAGCAGCCTGCTGTGGAAACGGGTGTCTCGCTGAATTCCTGATTAGTTATGCTGCTAAAACAGAGACTGAGTCTTCACTCAAAGTGGGCGTAGTGG GTTTTCCAAATGTGGGGAAAAGCAGTCTCATCAACAGTATGAAGGGGCTCCTCGCATGCAATGCTGGAGTCACGAGAGGCCTCACAAA ATCAATGCAGGAGGTGAGCATCCAGAAGAACATGAAGCTAATAGACAGCCCTGGAGTCATGGCAGCACCGTCCAACCCGCCAGCCTCCATGGCTCTGAGGagcctgcaggtggaggagggtGAGGTCAGTGTGCTGGAGGCGGTCCGGACTCTGCTCAAACAATGTGACCATAGCCAG ATCATGCTTCAGTATAATATCCCTGACTTCAGAAACTCCTTGGAGTTTTTGACGTTGTTCGCCAAAAAGCGTGGATTCCTTCAGAAGGGTGGAATCCCTAACACAGAACAGGCAGCCACGGCTTTCCTCGCTGACTGGACAGG agctaagctaagctatcaCTGTAAAGCATCGGAGAACCACACCCTCCCAGACTACATGTCCGCTGCTGTTGTGGCTGAGATGCAGAACGGCT GCTCTAATATTCTAAAAACAGGCAATGAGGAAACTCTGAAAG atgtGAAATTCCCAAGCCAAGCCGGCAGTATAGGGTTCACCTCTAAAGGTCCGACTGCCGGCCTACTGAGTATCGACGACGTCTCTGAAGAAAAACCTGCTGATGCAGTTTcagagagagcagagcagatTGTTGAGAATAATCAG CCTGAACAGACTCCAGAGGAGGCGAATGAAACAAAAGCCGATGAGCCTCCTATTAAAA GAAACCCAGGCCGTGTGCAGTTCGAGTCTGTCCCCATTGATATCAGCCTCTCAACAGCAGGAGACGCCTATGACTTCAACACAGATTTTAAATGA